A segment of the Bacteroidales bacterium genome:
AGGATCCAAGCAAATATTTCAATTACAGGCGCAAAGATGAATCGTGCCGGTATTTCTGGGATGATGGAACAAGGCTTACAGCATGGGCAGAACAGGAAAAGTTTGCTGCCGAAGTTGAGGAAAAATTAAGCGTAAAAGCAGACGTTGTGATCAAAAAGCTTAATAAAAGTAGGCTGATGTACGAACTCGCAGGCCGGACTTTCCTTGAAAAACCACTGAACCGCTTTTCGACCTGGATAAACAAGGATATAATCAAGCCCCTCTTCAATCTGCACAAGCTGGGTCTGTTCAGCACCATGCACCAGGATAATGCTGAAATTCTTGGTGATCCAAAACTTGTGCAGATGTTCGACCGCTATGCAACTTATAATGGTTCGGACCCTTACCGGGCGCCGGGTGTTCTCAATATAATTCCGCATTTTGAACACGGAATCGGAACTTTTCATCCGGTCAACGGCATGCATGATATTACGGAAAGCCTTTTTAGGCTTGCAAAAGATCTGGGTGTTGTTTTTCATTTCAACGAGAAGGTTGAAGAAATCATCGTTGAAAATAATCGTGTAACCGGTGTTCGAACAAATACACAAACCATTTTAGCTGAGTTGGTGGTTTCTAACATGGACGTAGCTCCAACCTATCGCAGGCTATTGGCTCAGCAACAAGCGCCTGAGCGAATCCTGAAGCAGGAAAGGTCAAGTTCTGCATTGATTTTCTTTTGGGGAATCAGGAAAACATTCGCTGAATTGGGCTTGCACAATATCTTTTTCAGCAAAGATTACAAAAAGGAATTTGCAGACATTTTTAAAGGCAGGGTTCCTGCCGATGATCCAACTGTTTATGTGAACATCACTTCAAAAGACGTTCGTGCCGATGCACCGGCTGGCTGCGAAAACTGGTTCGTAATGGTGAACGTTCCTGAAGATAAAGGGCACGAATGGCACACGCTGATACCGCTATACCGTTCTGAAATATTCCGGAAATTGAACCAGATATTGAAAGTTGATTTGCAGGAATTTATTGAAAATGAGAGTACGCTTACTCCGCATGATATTGAAATTAAGACTTCCTCGTTAGGAGGATCGCTTTACGGAACAAACTCAAATAACCGTTTTGCTGCATTTTTAAGGCATGCCAATAAAAGCAGTCGCATTGGCGGCTTGTATTTTTGTGGCGGAAGTGTGCACCCAGGTGGCGGGATTCCATTATGTTTGTTATCGGCTAAAATTGTTTCAGAAATCTGTCCGCAACCGTCATGAAATTTCTTCAAAACCGATTCCAGCTTAGCCTGTTTCTTCTTATAGTTATTTATACTGTAGGTATAGTAACTGTTTTGCTCGGCAATGCTGATGATCTGATGAAACTTACGCCATTCAACCTGTTGTTTGCATCCGGTATTTTGTTGTACAATGCCGAAGGGATCAGCCGCAGGTACATTGCATGGTTTGCAGTTATCGCCGTTTCCGGATATGTGATTGAACTAATCGGAATCATTACAGGAATTATTTTCGGCGAGTATGCATATGGCTCAGGATTAGGGCTCAAACTATTTGATGTACCCCTGATCATTGGCCTGAACTGGGCAATCCTTGTATTTGCAACCGCAGCGCTCGTGCAACAGTTTTCATGGCCCTTATGGCTGAAAGCAGCAGTTGCAGCTACGCTGATGGTTGCCTATGACTTATTTCTCGAACCCGTTGCCATCCACTTTGATTTCTGGACCTGGGCCGGAGGTTCGATACCTCTGCAAAACTATGCAGCATGGTGGCTCATTGCTTTCCTGATGCTACTGGGCACATTCAAGTTTGTGGCTAACCTTAAGAACCGCCTGGCGGCTTATGTAATTGCAATACAAACGCTGTTTTTTATCATTCTGATCCTGAACCAGGATCTATCAATCGGTTGAAATAATTCCAGCCAACTATGGACAGATTATATCTTTACATCAATATCTTCACCATCGCTGCTCCTTTGCTGTTGAGTTTCGACAAAAAGGTAGCATTCTACAAAGATTGGAAATACCTGTTCCCGGCCATTCTTATTATGGCTGTAGTTTTCATTGGCAAAGATGCCATTTTTGCTTCGCTTGGAATTTGGGGTTTTAATGATGAATACCTCATTGGAGTGCGCATGCTCGGACTGCCGATTGAAGAGTGGATGTTTTTCATCACTGTGCCATATGCCTGCGTTTTCATTTATGCCTGCCTGGTTGCTTACCTGAAGGTTGACCCGCTTAAAAACATTCACCGGCCTTTTCTTTTCATCCTTAGCATCACATTGCTACTTGTTGGCATCATCTATTTCAACAGGCTTTATACTTCCATCATTTTCATTGCCACAGCCTTGCTGATTCTGTATAATCTTTATCGGCGTCAACCCTGGCTGAGTATGTTCCTGCTCTCCTATTTTGTCTCCATTATCCCGTTTTTCCTGGTCAATGGAATTTTGACAGGCAGTTTTATTGAAAGCCCGGTGGTTTGGTACGACCCGTCTCAGAACCTGGGAATCCGCCTGTTCACGATCCCAATCGAAGACACAATTTACAATCTGATGATGCTGATGATGACGGTGCAGTTGATGGAAGCATTTAAAGGCATTAATTCAAAATTCAAAATTCAAAGCCCTAAGCTCTAAGCCCCAAGCTCAAAGTTCAAAATTCAAGACTGAGCCACATTTCGGATTTTCTTCCTTTCTCACGGTTTGTGTATTTTTGGCGAAAATTCTGCCTGATGGAAGTTTATAAATCCTAAGAAAACGATGACCAAAAACAACTTCACTCCTACTCAGTACAAACTAAAATCTATTGCATCAGGAAAAGTATTTGACGATAGCGGCTGGCTGCTTGAAGCGCCCGGCGAAGAAACTCCGTCGCTTATAAGAGCTGAATACGAAAACCCCCAGCTCCATCTGCTGGATGAAAATTATGGCCTGTACAAATTCGCCTCATGGTTGCCCGTAAAGAGACTGCTCATGGGCTCATCAGCGCCTGTAACCTATAAAAGTGAAGGACTTGCCAATGTATTAGGCCTGAAAAACCTCTATATAACTTTCAGCGGTTACTGGCCCGAGCGCGGCGCTATGATGAAAACATGCTCCTTTAAAGAAACCGAGGCTTTTTCGGTTTGTGGTCGCATGAACGATGCAGAAAAAAAAGTGCTGGTTGTTGCATCTGCTGGCAATACCGCCCGTTCGTTTGCCCGTGTTTGTTCTGATAATAACATACCGCTGTTGTTGTGCATGCCCGAAGACAATATCGGAAGCATGTGGTTCGACAGCCCGATCAGCGACAATGTAAAACTCATTGTTACCAGCCGGGGCAGCGATTATTTTGATGCCATCCATCTTGCGAACCTTGCCTGCTGCAGTCCATATTTTATTGCTGAGGGCGGCGCAAAAAATATTGCCCGCCGCGATGGAATGGGAACAACGGTTTTATCCGCAGCTACCAAAATCGGAAGTATTCCTGAGTACTATTTCCAGGCTATTGGCAGCGGCACAGGAGCAATAGCAGCATGGGAAGCTAACCTACGATTAATTAATGATGGCCGCTTTGGTACTGTGATGATGAAGCTCATGGTTTCGCAAAACGAACCCTTCCTCCCGATTTATGATGCCTGGAAAGCCGGTTCACGCCATATATTGCCGCTTAATGACAACCTGGCCCGCAAGCAGGCAGCACAGATCAACGCCAAAGTACTGAGCAACCGCAAACCTCCATACGGCATTGCGGGTGGTTTATATAATGCACTCACAGAGAGCGGTGGCAACGTGCTCAAAGCATCGAATAAGGAAGCTGCCAAAGCGGCTTCGCTTTTTCTGCAAACCGAAGGCATTGATATCCACCCCGCTGCAGCTGTTGCAACCGCCTCTCTCATTAAAGAAAAAATTGAGAACCGATTGCCGGCAGAAGCGTTGATTATGCTCAATATCACGGGCGGTGGCGAAGAACGCTTCAAACAAGATAAAACATTGTCTTATTTGGAACCTTCAATGCATTTTGAACTGGGATTTTCAGAAAAAGAGGTAGTGGATACCATCAATAAGTTGTTCGGGTTCTGAAATGCCTGTTGATCTAATAACTGAAATTGTAAAGTTCTTTTACAAGCCGCGAACTTTAAATATTTAGACAGATTTCACCCCTAACAGCCCGGAAACAATTACTACTGTTCCAACATCAACGTTTTCAAGCGGATGTTTCACAAAATCCTACGGCTATTTCTCGCATTTTATTCATGCATAGAATTCTTATTGGCGTATTAACTCAAAGGCCAACTGAATTAATCCTTACTTTAGCAAGCTCGTTTTCAGAGTTTAAATACAAATTCTGCACATCCCTGATACAGCTCTGATCAAGAGTATTTTTAGCACTGGTACTCATGCGGCCTCAGTTTCCTGAAACCCGCTCTCCTGCTTGACAGGCAGAGCAAGTTTTGGATTATACCACATAATAATTATGACACAAAAAAAGGACATACAGGAAAGGACTAAAATCAGCAAAAAAAAGCCATCCAATGAGGACTTTGGCGCCGGTTTGGTTTTAGGTGAGCAAACTGAATGTCAGAAACTCAGGGATGAATCAGACATTACTGAAAGCAATTACCGTGAAATTTTAAATTCAACCAATGAAGCCATTTTTATAATTGATGCTGGCACTGGTTTGATCACAAATGTGAATGAATCCATGCTGCTTCTTTTCGGTTATGATAGCAATGAAGAAGTATTCAAAGGTAATATTGGCGACTTAAGCGCCAACACAGGTTCCTTTACCGAAAAGGTGGCCCAGGCCCATGTAAAAAACGCCATTTATGAAGGCCCTCAGGTTTTTGATTGGCTCGCGAAAAAGAAGAACGGCGAAAGTTTTTGGGTAGAAGTTTCTTTGAAAAAAGCTGAAATCGGAGGGAAAGGCAGGGTAGTGGCCGTTGTGAGAGATATCACGGCAAGAAAACATGCTGAGGAAGAACTTCTGAAAAGCCATGAAACACAGCAGATGTTGCGTACTATCCTTGATACTATTCAAGTAAGGGTGTTCTGGAAAGACAGGAATTCTGTTTACCTGGGCTGCAATAAACCATTTGCCATAGATGCCGGTTATAACGACCCAAATGAAATCATTGGCAAGACAGATTTCGATACATGTTGGTCAGCACAAGCCAAACTTTATCGCGCAGATGACCTGAAAGTTATTGAAAATAATCAAGCAAAACTGAATTTTGAAGAACCACAAACTTCACCGGATGGTAGCATCATCTTTATAAGAACCAATAAAACACCCCTGGTAAATACCGATGGAGAAGTAATTGGAATATTGGGCACTTTCGAGGACATTACTGAAAAAAAACTTACTGATGAACTTATTCGAAGCAACGAAATTCGTTATCGTTCACTTATCGAAAACGCTCCTGATAGCATCGTGCTATTGAATGAGGACTCCAGGTTCACCTATGTGAGCCCATCTGTTACCCGTACGCTGGGTTATACCATTGACGATGCAAAGGATCTTCACCCGGATGACATTACTCACCCGGATGATCTGCCGGCTGTTCATACAGCCATGGGTGAGCTTCTTACACAGCCCGGGAAAACGATGTGCATACAATACCGGCTTTTGCATAAAAATGGTACATGGAGATGGTTGGAAAGCACCATTACGAACCTGTTTCACAATCCTGTTATCGAATCCCTGGTTTTCAATTTCCGGGATATAACCAAGCAGGTGGAAGGTGAGGAAGAGAGGCAAAGGTATGTGCTTGCACTCGAGGAAAGCGAAAAAAAATACAAGACCTTGTTCGAGAGTGCTAACGATGCAATATTCCTGATGACCGAAGATGTTTTTATAGATTGCAATTCAAGGACTGAAGAGTTGTTTCGCTGCAGCCGCAATGAAATTATCGGATGCAAACCTTATGAATTCTCTCCTGAAAAACAGCCGGATGGAAAGGATTCTAAAGCTAAAGCCTTAAAGTACATACAGCAGGCGCTTGCTGACAAACCTCAGTTTTTTGAATGGCAGCACAAAACTACCGATGGCAGCTTGTTTTATGCCGAAGTGGCGCTGAATCATGTCATTCTTGAAGGAACCTCAATGCTGCAAGCCATCGTAAGAGATATCTCTGACCGCAAACGGGCTGAGCATATAACAAAAATGCAATACCGGATCGCAAACGCAATGGTTACCGCCAGGAATTTAGGCGATCTTTTTGAAATTGTCAGAACTGAGCTGGGGTCCATCATTGAGGCAAACAATTTTTATATCGTATTTTATGATGAAACCACCGGATTACTGACTTCACCCTTTGGAAAAGACGAAAAAGAGAATACTCCGCACTGGCCTGCAGAAAAATCACTTACAGGCAAGGTAATCAAGGAAATGAAATCATTACTGATTGGCAGAACGGCAATTCTCAAACATGCTGAAGACGGGGAGATCATCCTTCATGGCACTTGTGCTGAATCATGGCTTGGTGTACCACTAAGTATTGCAAACATCGCAAAAGGGGCAATTGTGGTTCAAAGTTATCATGACCCAAACGCATACAACCAGGCAAGTATCGAGCTCATGGAACTTATAGCAAACCAATTGAGTGTGTATATTGATAAAATCAATCAGGAGAAAGAACTGTTGGCAGCCAAGGTAAAAGCCGAAGAAAGCGATCATTTGAAAACATCATTTCTTAACAACATGAGTCATGAAATCAGGACTCCCCTGAATGGAATTCTCGGTTTCACGAATTTGCTTACCGACACTGGAATTTCTCACGAAGAGCGTGAATATTACGCCCGCATCATCAACCAAAGCAGCAATCAACTTCTTTCCATCATTGACGATATCATTAATATTTCCACTATCGAAGCCGGCCA
Coding sequences within it:
- the crtI gene encoding phytoene desaturase, with the translated sequence MTPKAIIIGSGIAGLAAAVRLSIKGYSVDVFETNAYPGGKLTQFTQGNYRFDAGPSLFTMPQYMDELFIAAGKDPSKYFNYRRKDESCRYFWDDGTRLTAWAEQEKFAAEVEEKLSVKADVVIKKLNKSRLMYELAGRTFLEKPLNRFSTWINKDIIKPLFNLHKLGLFSTMHQDNAEILGDPKLVQMFDRYATYNGSDPYRAPGVLNIIPHFEHGIGTFHPVNGMHDITESLFRLAKDLGVVFHFNEKVEEIIVENNRVTGVRTNTQTILAELVVSNMDVAPTYRRLLAQQQAPERILKQERSSSALIFFWGIRKTFAELGLHNIFFSKDYKKEFADIFKGRVPADDPTVYVNITSKDVRADAPAGCENWFVMVNVPEDKGHEWHTLIPLYRSEIFRKLNQILKVDLQEFIENESTLTPHDIEIKTSSLGGSLYGTNSNNRFAAFLRHANKSSRIGGLYFCGGSVHPGGGIPLCLLSAKIVSEICPQPS
- a CDS encoding carotenoid biosynthesis protein, producing the protein MKFLQNRFQLSLFLLIVIYTVGIVTVLLGNADDLMKLTPFNLLFASGILLYNAEGISRRYIAWFAVIAVSGYVIELIGIITGIIFGEYAYGSGLGLKLFDVPLIIGLNWAILVFATAALVQQFSWPLWLKAAVAATLMVAYDLFLEPVAIHFDFWTWAGGSIPLQNYAAWWLIAFLMLLGTFKFVANLKNRLAAYVIAIQTLFFIILILNQDLSIG
- a CDS encoding lycopene cyclase domain-containing protein — translated: MDRLYLYINIFTIAAPLLLSFDKKVAFYKDWKYLFPAILIMAVVFIGKDAIFASLGIWGFNDEYLIGVRMLGLPIEEWMFFITVPYACVFIYACLVAYLKVDPLKNIHRPFLFILSITLLLVGIIYFNRLYTSIIFIATALLILYNLYRRQPWLSMFLLSYFVSIIPFFLVNGILTGSFIESPVVWYDPSQNLGIRLFTIPIEDTIYNLMMLMMTVQLMEAFKGINSKFKIQSPKL
- a CDS encoding cysteate synthase, translated to MTKNNFTPTQYKLKSIASGKVFDDSGWLLEAPGEETPSLIRAEYENPQLHLLDENYGLYKFASWLPVKRLLMGSSAPVTYKSEGLANVLGLKNLYITFSGYWPERGAMMKTCSFKETEAFSVCGRMNDAEKKVLVVASAGNTARSFARVCSDNNIPLLLCMPEDNIGSMWFDSPISDNVKLIVTSRGSDYFDAIHLANLACCSPYFIAEGGAKNIARRDGMGTTVLSAATKIGSIPEYYFQAIGSGTGAIAAWEANLRLINDGRFGTVMMKLMVSQNEPFLPIYDAWKAGSRHILPLNDNLARKQAAQINAKVLSNRKPPYGIAGGLYNALTESGGNVLKASNKEAAKAASLFLQTEGIDIHPAAAVATASLIKEKIENRLPAEALIMLNITGGGEERFKQDKTLSYLEPSMHFELGFSEKEVVDTINKLFGF
- a CDS encoding PAS domain S-box protein encodes the protein MTQKKDIQERTKISKKKPSNEDFGAGLVLGEQTECQKLRDESDITESNYREILNSTNEAIFIIDAGTGLITNVNESMLLLFGYDSNEEVFKGNIGDLSANTGSFTEKVAQAHVKNAIYEGPQVFDWLAKKKNGESFWVEVSLKKAEIGGKGRVVAVVRDITARKHAEEELLKSHETQQMLRTILDTIQVRVFWKDRNSVYLGCNKPFAIDAGYNDPNEIIGKTDFDTCWSAQAKLYRADDLKVIENNQAKLNFEEPQTSPDGSIIFIRTNKTPLVNTDGEVIGILGTFEDITEKKLTDELIRSNEIRYRSLIENAPDSIVLLNEDSRFTYVSPSVTRTLGYTIDDAKDLHPDDITHPDDLPAVHTAMGELLTQPGKTMCIQYRLLHKNGTWRWLESTITNLFHNPVIESLVFNFRDITKQVEGEEERQRYVLALEESEKKYKTLFESANDAIFLMTEDVFIDCNSRTEELFRCSRNEIIGCKPYEFSPEKQPDGKDSKAKALKYIQQALADKPQFFEWQHKTTDGSLFYAEVALNHVILEGTSMLQAIVRDISDRKRAEHITKMQYRIANAMVTARNLGDLFEIVRTELGSIIEANNFYIVFYDETTGLLTSPFGKDEKENTPHWPAEKSLTGKVIKEMKSLLIGRTAILKHAEDGEIILHGTCAESWLGVPLSIANIAKGAIVVQSYHDPNAYNQASIELMELIANQLSVYIDKINQEKELLAAKVKAEESDHLKTSFLNNMSHEIRTPLNGILGFTNLLTDTGISHEEREYYARIINQSSNQLLSIIDDIINISTIEAGQEKLNEAETDVNGLMKFLYDQFANKVDSEHVLLNYHSHVDPQAAIVFTDKTKLIQILSNLIGNAIKFTEKGMIEFQCQVREGKLLFYVEDSGIGIDPKYHELIFERFRQAATDRSREYGGNGLGLAISKAYVNLLGGEIRVESTPGQGARFSFTIAYKPVKPMVQKKETITGSVQNLKKATTILYAEDEYSNFILVDILLKYSNFEVMHVTTGRGAVEACRKNPAIDLVLMDLKMPDLNGFEATRIIKKERPGLPVIALTAYALGGDREKAIEAGCDDYISKPLKKETLMQSIMKLLQNA